The Coffea arabica cultivar ET-39 chromosome 2c, Coffea Arabica ET-39 HiFi, whole genome shotgun sequence genome includes the window AAGGCGATCGATCGGTGAAAAAAAAGTGGCGTCTGAAAAAGCAAATTATCACCGGATAATGTTATTAATTAGTACAAGATTAGCGCTAGGAGTAAGGTTACAATTATCACCAGATCCACTTGGAAAAAGAACAGACAAAAGGCCTCTCAGGTGGGCGGATGGAGTCATTAGGTAAAGTAAGATGCCAAAACACATGACTTTGACACGTCTTTAATTATTCAGTTGTTCATCTTTAATGATTCATTTGACTCTATCCTGAATGACGTCCATCCCCATCTCGGTCGGATCCGTTGCCTGAACTTCGTAGTGGATCCCATCCAGCACTCTCCTCAGTCCATCTTTTGAAGTTGCGTACAGCATTTTTGCTCTAATTCTTGATTCCTCCGGAGACCTGATCGAGATCATCAACGTACTTGCAACACATCAACTCAATATAACAGACAATAATGATCTGTCTAATTAATTAGTAATAAACACAAAAGATTACTTCTGCATAGTTGGCCCATAGATTTGTTGAATTCGCTCTAGTCTCTAGCGATATTGACAAAAGGGGAATAAATGTATGCATAAAGATTGGTATCAGGGGGGGAACCACTGATCAGAGATAAAAGAAGCAGAAGAAAATCAGTTACTAGAATGATAAGCAGGTGGGAGTAGTGGCGGACCATGCGATGAAGAAAATCTTGCTCTTCCGGCAATTGTCGACGGTGACAAAGTCGAAATCAAAGACTGCATAACGGCAGTCGTCTTTGGGCAGGGAGGCAGCAAGTTGTTCGTAGCCTTCACCAGGTCCACCCACCTTGTCCACCGTCACCAACCTAGAACCTTCATCGATCTTGAACACTATGAATCTGTGCACCTTCTTCCACTTCATCTCCATGAACGAGTTCTTGCATTCCTCCGTTACCCACATCCCTGTTGTAGCCTATCATGCACGCATATAATATGTTCAACAAGACAAACACGATGTTGCACGCTAATAAATAATTGGGCCTGTGTCTCCTATACATGCTTGATCTGCAGCTTGCCTCAATATATGTGCATATGTGTACATGTAAGCCCGGCCAAATTAAAACACAAATTACTAAAGAAGATGAATTATGCAGAGAAAACGATGATCAGTGTGCAATAATTGAATGAACGATAGAGAAGGTAATTTGAGGGTGCACCATTTTGAAGGCCATCGCCATCTTGTTTGTGGTTGCAAAGTTGAGAGAAGCTGCAGGCGGTCAATTTTGTCAGCTAAGCAAGCGAATTGATTTAACATCCAAGTGTGGATCGAATAAATGGACCATAGGGGTTTATATACAAACTTTACTACCTAAAAAGCCATTCAGATTTATGGTATATTACAAAGGTGTCCTCATGAGATGAGATCTATTTCTTGGCTTCTGTACTCTGTGCTCTGTAGTCCTGGGGGTGGATCTGAATGACGGAAATGACCCTCCAAGGGAGCTCTGGTTGCCTTGGAAAATGTTGCCTGGTTGACCAAATGGAGGAGTTGATGTTCTCTAGGCTATCGGCCTCAAAGAATGTTTTTTCACACGAGGCGGGGGCCTTTGTGAATTAAGCATAGTTAAATACTAGTACTACTAAGTACTAACTAAATGGATCAAGGTTATATAATTCTGTATTGCCCTTGGTTTATATATTTGCCAATGTTTGATCTTCTTCTTAGCTATATAAAGTCATTGATGAGTTTCCTGTAAAAAAACCCTCTGCTTTCTGCGCATCCATCCTTGAACTCATCCATTCGATCCCATCTTCTTTCCAGTTCCACTGGACCACGCCATGGCCATTGACATTATTGCTAAAGTTGATGGCTTTTTTGCTAGTTGTCAGCGACTCACCAACTTGGGTATAGTTTAGGTGTTTGATATCTGCTCCTGTGTTTGTGTATTGAAAATCTTCACCTGTTCATCAGATTACCCAATATGTATTTTCGTAAAAATTTCCGGTCATCTCCATCGACAACCAGATTGTAACAGTAATTTCTGACCGGAAATCAAATGGTACATATGCGAAACGATACATATCCATTCTCATGCTTGAACCTAAAAAATCTTGCTCAtgaatcagaattttattatacAAAAATGCGTTATAGACCGCGCTCAATCAGAGAGAAGAGAATACAGTGCAAACATGTGGTCTCTAGGAAGCGGGCCTCATCACCGACGGTACACCTACATGCCCCCGCATTTCCCTCACTTTGAGTTCCTCAACTCGAAAAGAACCTTGGCGTGGAAGCAAAGGTGAAGAGTCCATTCGTCCCCCATCGACATCGATTGGCAATAACAACTACTGTAGCGATAACATGTGGTACGTATACAAATTCTGTGGAAAGCGGAGCGGTGAAATTTCTTGCTTTAAAGTAATTGAGTCAATGTCTCACCGATAGAGCTTGAGCTTCCTTtgccagttttttttttttcttttttttttcttttttgggtatCTTTATGATTGAGATCTACGATCTATCTATCACTTTGGTGAGTTGGTCCCTAATTTTTTCTAAACTAACTAATCCCTAAGCACCTTTAGGCATCCCATAAAATGTTTCTAGGAATTTGGCAGATAAGAAGAGCGCAGCATTATCCTGATCGTGTTCACATCGAAATAGCAGTATAGCAAATGCATGTAAGCGGGATATGATTGCAAGAGACATTCCACGAGCACCACAGAAACAGAGAGAATGGAGAAAAACAACAGAGAGCTTACAAACACTAACGTCTAACAATGTCTATCAGAGCAAGTGAACAGATAGATGATGGAGAGTTGGACATGGGAACGTGGCTCTTTCCTGCGGCTGGCCCCTATTCATTCCATCAAAAGAAACATAATAATATAACATCTCCAAACTTAACTGGATTTGCAGTCCAACGATTTCATTATGAGCTGATTTGATAGATGAGGCAACTTGTATgactatgatttttttttttcaaagaataagaaaacagtacaaaaataagataaaagagGAAGGAAGTTAAATGAATTCGAGGTAATTGATCTTTGATACCAATGGTTAAAAACGACTTCCTTGCACCTTAAATGATCATTATGAGTCAAAATGTTCAGTAATTTGTGAAATCACAAATTCGATGGTTCCGGGATTcttgaataaaaatgaaataaaatccCACTTTCTCGTGGCCAAAGATAGGGCAGCCAGGTTATGGATAtagttgatttattttcttacctGCTTCGTCCCAAACATGTCATGAATCTTTTGTCGATTCTCAGCCTCTTCCTCGTGGAAGTACCCAAATTCGATGGTGCTGCATAGTTCTCAACTCAGGTGGATGTGCCACAGCATGTGTTGTGAATTGATTTTGGCTCAAAATTCTCCTCGCTCGATTTTCCAACATTTCCGACATATGTTGCTAAATTTGTGATTTGCATGTTGGGATGTGTCACGAGGTGTTTACTTCCCTTAGCAAATCACACACGTAATGGCACTGGTAAGCCACGCTACCAGTCAACCTACAAACTTACTTGCACACAAGTATTCAATAACGTAGAACATTTAGACAAAATAAGAGGAACACACGTACAAATTACAGCCAGCACGGCTAACCTTGCATTTCACAATAACGATTACAATGAATTTTTACAAACACCTGGCGTGCAGAACTTCTAAGGATGATTCTCACTATTTGAGACTCTTTCCCCTTTAGTCTCTGTCTAATCCATTATTTATAGGCACATTTACGGGGGACAAGAGACTCAACCGCTGATCTTATCTGAACATCCACAAAATTAGAAATCCGCTAAGAACGAAGCTGAGTTGGCTGGTAACCGCCAACAACTCCCAACAATGGTCAACAACTGCCCAACATTCCTTTTTGGAGTGCACGGCAACGGCCGCACACTTTTGCGCGCCCAGCTTTCCCGCCATCGTCAACGTTTCGCGTCCAATCTTGCCCAACACTTAGCAACTTAGGCACCGTGGTTCCTAACACTTGAAACTACCCGAAACAACCTACCGAGCCATAGTCATTCCGTGATCTTAGCCCCTAGCCCTTGGTCTTGATTTGACTTAGTCACAGTTATCCCTCTATATATATGTCTTAAGGCATCCCTTTTTTCCCAATTAATTTAGAAACATCTGATGCCTCTAAAACTTTCTCCAACTCATACTTAGGCTAGGAAAATATCATCTAACACTGATCCACTTGTTCCCAACAAGCTTCACCTTCGGCCTTCCCACCTAAGCCATGGCTGGCACAACTTGGTCACGGGCCCGCGTGTTCCGTCTGGACTGCGCCCTAAGGGGCTAACAAACCACCTCTACCTGAAGAGGTTGACGACCTCGTCAACTTGGCTTGCTTCCGCATGTTCCTCAGGTACTCAGCAATTTTATTTTCGAACTGCCACAAGGTCACGTCCCGTTCCCAAGTAGCGTCCAGCTTGGTCTCCCCCTTCCACTGGACTAGATAATCTGTCCGTCTATTCTTTTTGCTCTGCCCCATGGTTCTGTGATCCAGCATTGCCTCCACATCTTTCTGGAATTGCTTGCGGATCACCGGCGGAGTACGTTTTGCTTGCCTCCGTCCTTCATCCATCTCATCCTGGTTGAAGGATTTTAGGAAACTCACATGGAAGGTCGCGTGGATCTTGAGTCTGTCGAGCAGTTTTAACCGATAGGCTACATGACCCACCTTCTTGATCATTTCGAACGGTCCATCGTACTTCGGAATAAACCCACGATGGACTGTCTTGCTGCTTACTTTCTTCCAAATCTGGGGAGTCAGTTTCAGCATCACTTGATCTCCCACCGGGAATTCCAAGTCCGGGTCTATGTTGGTCCGCAAACTTCTTCATGCATTGTTTCTCCACTGGCAAGCTATCCCTCACTTCGTCCACCAGTTCGTGCTTAGCACGAGCAAACCGGTGTACTGCTGGGCAACGACTCCTGCCTTGAAGTGCAATTTCATGAGCAGTCAGAGGTTGTTGTCCATTTATCAATTCGAACGGACTCAGTTTCGTTGCTGATGACTTGTGCAAATTGTAGCAAAATTGCGCGGCATCCAGcaatttcatccaattcttCAGACTTGCCGTCACGTAATGGTTTAGGTATTCCTCCAACAAGGCATTGATCCTCTCCATTTATCCGTCGGTCTGAGGATGGGCGGCAATAGAGAACTTAAATTCGGAACCACCCAACAGTCCGAACAACACGATCCAGAATCTCCCCGTAAATCTGGTATCCTTATCACTTATGATGTTTTCGGGTAAATTGAAGTATTTCAAACATTTCTGAAAAACAACTCAGCGACAACATCAGCCGGGCACGCCTTCGGCGCACCAATAAAGATAGCATACTTAGAAAATCTATCTACAATTATGAAAACAGAAGCCATACCATCGACCTTAGGAAATCCCGAAATGAACTCCATTGAGACCGATTGCCATGGTCAATCAGGGATTGGCAAAGGTTGCAACAAACCTGACTCCTTTTTCCTTTCCACATTATCTTGTTGGCACACAAGACACGTTCTCACGTATGCTTCGATATCTTCTTCCATCTTTGGCCAGTAGAAGCTCCGCGACAACAAGACCCGTATTCGTTCCACTCCGGGATGACCAGTTCAAGGAGTGTCATGGGTCTCTCTCAGCACCTGTCGCCTAAGTTCCCCTCCTGCTGGGACATAAGCTCTACTACTCTTGGCAAAGAGTAAGTCGTCTTCAAGCCAGTAATGACGAATTTTGCCCTCACAGACTTGAGTCATTTGAACTTGTCGATATCCTGATCTCAAGTCAATTTTGGTGTAGAATCATGCCCTCGCCAGACTGTCGAACAAGGCACAATAATCCATGTAAAATCTCCATGTTTCGTTTGCTTTCTTTCGGAATAATGCTGGAGCACTGGAGCACTCAATGGTCTCAGCGCTTGGCTATCTAACAGTTAGTTCAGTTGGCACCGCAACTCCGCCAACTCCATCGAGGACATACGATAAGGAGCTTGGGCAAGGGGTTGGGCCCCTGAAACCAACTCAATTCTGTGCTCCACAGCATGTCTAGGAGGCAGCCGTTTCGACAACTCCGCAGGCATGAGGTCTACGAATTCCTCCAACACATGAGCCACGCCATCGGGCACTTCCTGGTACATGTCAGGTTTCATTTCGACTAACGCGGCAATGTACATCACTTCGCCATGCCTAAGGCTGGACTCAATTTGTACCGCCAACACCAAATTCTTTCGTTGGTTgctcttttgttttggcaaccttACTACAGCAATAAAGCCTGGATTTTGGTCGTCATCCACTATAACACCGTCCAAGTGCGGAATTGGGTAGATCCTGTTGGCAACCATGAAGTTCTTGCCAAGGATCAAGTCAAAGTCGTCCATTTGACTGGCCATGAGGCTGCACCATCCCTTCCACGGCCCCAACTCCAATTCTACCGTTGCTACGCCCAACACTGGCTTGATTTCAGAGTTGACAGCCTtcaacttgaaaccgaagtctTTTAACTTCAATCCGAACCGATTCACCACGCATTCCGTCATACAACTGTGCGATGCTCCAGTATCCACCATCGCCAGTATCTGGTTACCATTCAACGTAACTGATAGGGCATAATTTGTTGTTAATTTTATGGTTAATTTCCCTCTTTGTTCttgccaaatattattttaattgttgaaatgtacttatatttgatatttggccCTAATTACAGGAAGTGGAGCAAACAAGTGCTAAAAAGGAGACTTTATTGAGAAAAACACTCCACATGGGAAGTTCTAAAAGGAAATACAAGCCGGGCTCCACAGGATGCTACAAAAAGGGATTTCCTATCTTTATGCTGAAAAGGGTGGACTTGTACTAGGAGTCTTACGGGTAAAGAGGAAACTAAAAACAAGAACTTTGGCAAAGCTCCAATTCTTTGGCACTTGGACTCTCAATTCAGTGGGGACCACTAGAGATAGCATTAGAttttcttttggctttaaaaGAAGACAAACGTACGGGAGGTTTTCTTATCAATAGTTTTAGCTTAGTTTTTAgcataatttaattttattcttTCTTAGTTCCTTTGATGGCCTGGACCTCAATAAAATTACTTGGAGATTTTttcatgaggcgtggctaaatTTCTCATTTAATCGAAGGTCAATTTGAGGATTCGGTCCcgaacatctgtgagatctaattattttacttatttcctttatttattggtatttgtacgtttcctgatttaattgcctatgcttgttatgttatttgaatgtcaagggcccgatattcgaattaatctaataatctactgtcaaattaattgattgaatccgtaattgttcaattgattaataccagtggcgactagcgtgattggtttcatgttagggaaacgtatgatctaacttaaacaaaccctcgtagcgtgtttgttggttaggattgaatttttctaattattaatgcaaacgAGTAATTCAATCCTATGGTCGTACttaggattatttcttggttagggaaatagttaacggtcgtaccttaactatcgagaaattaaggaaaagctggttgttcatcgcgtgtatgacaactataactaatctattaatgagtaattgaattatctttgcatcgatgattagTTGCatggaccgtgtctgaaaagttgtaACTTTGGCTAGAGtcatattggttattgattaatttctatttatttctattagttgttttattagttagttaattagttattttatattctccaaaaacctcccatacttcggactctaaaagaaataaattatccccaatccctgtggattcgacactgcttatcactatctacagaaattatattttgtttgagcagatatttattattgcacaggttcggcacctgtcagtaACTTGCACATACATCAAACTATTGTAAGTAGTGCGACCATTATTACCTGTGATGGGGTTCACGAACTGCATGGGGTTGACCCGTGCATCCTACATCTCGAACTGGTCACCATCATCTTCTACTATTAAGGCACTAACATTCTGatccttttttttgttgggaTAATTGCGGGCTAAGTGTGGTCCTTCGCAGTTAAAGCAGCCATCCTTCTTCAGATTTGATGCTTGCTTTTCTTTAGAAGAAGAAGCACCGCCGGTTTCGGTCGTAGACATCGActacttctttttcttcttcttcacgaACGGTCCACCTTTCAGATCCTTGcccttctccttcttcttgtCATTGGATCCCATGGACGTGAAGTCTATCAACTTCCCTGTCGCAACGAGTGCTTGAGACACGGTCTGAACATTCTGTCTTCGCAACTCCATCTGCACCCATGGCTGCAGTTCACGGATGAAGGTGTAGAGTCTGTCTTCCTCAGACATCTCCTTCACATCCAACATCAGGGTCTGGAACTCAGCAACGTACTCGTGTACGCTCTTACTCTGTTTCAAGTTTCACAATGCGTCCCGAACTTTTCACGAAACATTCGTGGGAAGGAATTGCTTATTTAATTCCTCCTTCAGTACATCCCAAGTCTCAATCTTGGGTCTGATGGAGTCTGATTGCACCACTCTCCATCACAGCTTTGCATCACCGCTAAGGTACATTGATGCAATGCACACTTTCTCCCCTTCTGGAACGTTAACAGCCTTGAAGTACTGTTTGACATCCCACAAGAAATTTTCCAGATCCTTCGAACTCCTATTCCCCTAGTACGGTTTCGGCTCTGGGACTTTCACTTTCCCCTTCGAAGATTTTTGAACAGTCTGTGTGTTAGAAGAGCCAACTGCCTTCTTCAACATATCGATCTCGAATTGTAAAGCCACGATCTCTGTATGGGACGAAGCCACTTCGTTCCTCGGCGCCACAACATCCCCAACGGAAGAAACCGTCTGCCTGATTTCCTCCATCTGCGTTGTTAAGGTGTTGATCGTCTCTCGAATCTGCAACAGAACTTCCATGACGTTGAAGCCCTCAGGAACGTCTCCTAGACGCTGCATCAAGTTCTCGAAGGCAAGTTCCTGATGTTGCAACCGCTCTTGGACAGTATTCCCGTGTCCAACCATCATTACCTTCAAAAGAGACACAACAAAAGCACGGTCTAATGGATCAGAGCCGTGCTCTGATACCACGTTATTACGAGGTGTTTATTTCTCTTAGCAAAT containing:
- the LOC113726258 gene encoding actin-depolymerizing factor 5 encodes the protein MAMAFKMATTGMWVTEECKNSFMEMKWKKVHRFIVFKIDEGSRLVTVDKVGGPGEGYEQLAASLPKDDCRYAVFDFDFVTVDNCRKSKIFFIAWSPEESRIRAKMLYATSKDGLRRVLDGIHYEVQATDPTEMGMDVIQDRVK
- the LOC140035517 gene encoding uncharacterized protein, translating into MVDTGASHSCMTECVVNRFGLKLKDFGFKLKAVNSEIKPVLGVATVELELGPWKGWCSLMASQMDDFDLILGKNFMVANRIYPIPHLDGVIVDDDQNPGFIAVVRLPKQKSNQRKNLVLAVQIESSLRHGEVMYIAALVEMKPDMYQEVPDGVAHVLEEFVDLMPAELSKRLPPRHAVEHRIELVSGAQPLAQAPYRMSSMELAELRCQLN